One region of Haloprofundus salilacus genomic DNA includes:
- a CDS encoding Vms1/Ankzf1 family peptidyl-tRNA hydrolase codes for MLDELLGRAELKRRIEELEEEKHHLERRAAAEEERRADAVTARQEAEERVNRLEDRIAELDDRVERLQGEEESELDFRGTETLRGARLDEVLDRLRSFRTGQEGALTAMVGDDSVPDAVEEALGERAALVRRAAPCLVYTDDAGLVNAALSPPRSPERVCEWGQSFRVEASWFRPTGRFAFAVARADLFALGEYDGRERLSERGFESDVKEKHSKGGFSQSRFERIRDGQIADHVEKCREAIADSDAETTILVGDREVVRELRDAVDVTATSDAGGSPEEALDEGFRDFWATKLSLL; via the coding sequence ATGCTCGACGAGTTGCTCGGCCGCGCCGAGTTGAAGCGGCGCATCGAGGAACTGGAGGAGGAGAAGCACCACCTCGAACGCCGCGCCGCCGCCGAAGAGGAGCGCAGAGCCGACGCCGTCACCGCCCGACAGGAGGCCGAAGAGCGTGTCAACCGTCTCGAAGACCGCATCGCCGAACTCGACGACCGGGTTGAGCGACTGCAGGGCGAGGAGGAGTCAGAGCTGGATTTTCGCGGAACCGAGACGCTCCGCGGCGCTCGCCTCGACGAGGTGCTCGACCGTCTCCGCTCGTTCCGGACCGGTCAGGAGGGAGCGCTCACCGCGATGGTCGGCGACGACTCGGTGCCGGACGCTGTCGAGGAGGCGCTTGGCGAACGCGCAGCACTGGTCCGTCGCGCCGCGCCGTGTCTCGTCTACACCGACGACGCCGGACTCGTGAACGCGGCGCTCTCGCCGCCGCGTTCCCCCGAGCGCGTCTGCGAGTGGGGCCAGTCGTTCCGGGTGGAGGCGTCGTGGTTCCGACCGACCGGTCGCTTCGCGTTCGCCGTCGCCCGCGCCGACCTGTTCGCGCTCGGCGAGTACGACGGCCGCGAGCGCCTCTCCGAGCGCGGGTTCGAGAGCGACGTGAAGGAGAAACACTCGAAGGGCGGGTTCTCGCAGTCGCGATTCGAGCGCATCCGCGACGGTCAGATAGCCGACCACGTCGAGAAGTGTCGCGAAGCGATCGCCGACAGCGACGCCGAGACGACGATTCTCGTCGGCGACCGCGAGGTGGTCCGCGAATTGCGCGACGCCGTCGACGTGACCGCGACGAGCGACGCGGGCGGATCGCCCGAGGAGGCTTTAGACGAGGGATTCCGCGACTTCTGGGCGACGAAACTCTCACTTCTGTAG
- a CDS encoding DUF1611 domain-containing protein — translation MTATGTESRRIVVLAHEKFPDRAKTATGVMRYGNDEIVAVLDRDRAGTRVRDHRADLPDAPVVASFEDVSKPETVDALLVGIAPIGGGFDETWRPDVRAAIGSGCDVIAGLHYFLEDDEEFAALAADHGVELVDVRKPDPDLTVAQGVADQVSAEVVLTVGTDCSVGKMTATLELVEAAREAGIDAAFVPTGQTGIMISGWGHPIDRVVSDFTAGAVEEMILEIGDDHEMLFVEGQGSIVHPAYSAVTCGILHGSMADKLVLCHEAGREAIHGYESFSLPPLSEYVDLYESLGSAVHETEVVAGALNTSALSDADAAAAAEEYGDELGVPASDPVRFGCDEILEALR, via the coding sequence ATGACCGCTACCGGGACCGAAAGTCGCCGTATTGTCGTCCTCGCCCACGAGAAGTTCCCCGACCGCGCGAAAACCGCGACGGGCGTAATGCGCTACGGAAACGACGAAATCGTCGCCGTACTCGACCGCGACCGCGCCGGAACGCGCGTCCGCGACCACCGGGCGGACCTGCCCGACGCGCCCGTCGTCGCCTCGTTCGAGGACGTATCGAAGCCCGAAACGGTCGACGCGCTCCTCGTCGGTATCGCGCCCATCGGCGGCGGGTTCGACGAGACGTGGCGGCCGGACGTTCGCGCCGCCATCGGATCCGGCTGCGACGTTATCGCCGGACTTCACTACTTCCTCGAAGACGACGAGGAGTTCGCCGCGCTCGCCGCCGACCACGGCGTCGAACTCGTCGACGTGCGCAAGCCCGACCCCGACCTCACCGTCGCGCAGGGCGTCGCCGACCAGGTGTCGGCGGAGGTGGTGCTCACCGTCGGCACCGACTGTTCGGTCGGGAAGATGACGGCGACGCTCGAACTGGTCGAGGCCGCCCGCGAGGCGGGTATCGACGCGGCGTTCGTCCCGACCGGCCAGACGGGAATCATGATTTCGGGGTGGGGCCATCCCATCGACCGCGTAGTGAGCGACTTCACCGCGGGGGCCGTCGAAGAGATGATTCTCGAAATCGGCGACGACCACGAGATGCTGTTCGTCGAAGGGCAAGGAAGCATCGTCCACCCGGCGTACTCGGCGGTCACCTGCGGCATCCTCCACGGGTCGATGGCCGACAAACTCGTGCTCTGCCACGAGGCGGGCCGCGAGGCGATTCACGGCTACGAGTCGTTCTCGCTCCCGCCGCTGTCGGAGTACGTCGACCTTTACGAGTCGCTCGGGTCGGCGGTCCACGAGACCGAAGTCGTCGCCGGGGCGCTCAACACGTCGGCGCTCTCGGACGCCGACGCCGCGGCCGCCGCCGAGGAGTACGGGGACGAACTCGGCGTCCCCGCGAGCGACCCCGTCCGCTTCGGGTGCGACGAGATTCTGGAGGCGCTTCGGTGA
- a CDS encoding dipeptide epimerase, whose product MILTSEFERVELPLEHPFTISRSTQEVAENVVVKLTDGGGMTGVGAAAPSRHYGETADTVEAVLPELLDVVERVGDPHAFDRIERRMRERVERNPAARCAVSIALHDLAAKRLGVPLYRMWGLDPDDCPPSSFTIGLDTTERVREKTEDAVDSGYSVLKIKLGTDRDEELVEAVRDAAPEATLRVDANEAWTPHEAVRKSEMLADHDVEFLEQPVPASDPEGLKFVYERSALPVAADESCVTLADVPAIADRADIANIKLMKCGGLREANRMIHTARAHGLEVMLGCMVETNAAIAAACHLAPLLDYADLDGSLLLSSDPYAGVDLSEGTIRLEDVGQTGTGARLR is encoded by the coding sequence GTGATTCTCACCTCGGAGTTCGAGCGCGTCGAACTGCCGCTCGAACACCCGTTCACCATCTCCCGTTCGACGCAGGAGGTCGCCGAGAACGTCGTCGTAAAACTCACTGACGGCGGCGGGATGACCGGCGTCGGCGCGGCCGCCCCTTCGAGACACTACGGCGAGACAGCCGACACCGTCGAGGCGGTGCTGCCGGAACTGCTCGACGTGGTCGAGCGCGTCGGCGACCCCCACGCCTTCGACCGCATCGAGCGCCGGATGCGTGAGCGCGTCGAACGGAACCCGGCCGCCCGCTGCGCGGTCAGCATCGCCTTACACGACCTCGCGGCCAAGCGCCTCGGCGTTCCGCTCTACCGGATGTGGGGCCTCGATCCCGACGACTGTCCGCCCTCCTCCTTTACTATCGGTCTCGACACGACCGAGCGCGTCCGCGAGAAGACCGAGGATGCCGTCGATTCGGGGTACAGCGTGCTGAAGATCAAACTCGGCACCGACCGCGACGAAGAGCTCGTCGAAGCCGTCCGCGACGCCGCGCCCGAGGCGACGCTCCGCGTCGACGCCAACGAGGCGTGGACGCCGCACGAGGCCGTCCGGAAGAGCGAGATGCTCGCCGACCACGACGTGGAGTTTCTCGAGCAACCGGTTCCGGCGTCTGACCCCGAGGGGTTGAAGTTCGTCTACGAGCGCAGCGCGCTCCCCGTCGCCGCAGACGAGTCCTGCGTCACGCTCGCCGACGTACCGGCGATCGCAGACCGTGCGGACATCGCGAACATCAAACTGATGAAGTGCGGCGGCCTGCGAGAGGCGAATCGGATGATTCACACGGCACGGGCGCACGGTCTGGAGGTGATGCTCGGCTGTATGGTCGAGACGAACGCCGCTATCGCCGCCGCATGCCACCTGGCGCCGCTTCTCGATTATGCGGACCTCGACGGGTCGCTCCTGCTCTCGTCGGACCCGTACGCCGGCGTCGATCTCTCGGAAGGGACAATTCGTCTCGAAGACGTGGGGCAGACGGGAACCGGCGCACGACTCCGATAG
- a CDS encoding PspA/IM30 family protein, producing the protein MGILSRMSYVVRSKINALLNRAENPNETLDYSYEQMRDELQDVKQGIADLTTQKKRLEIQKRRLEENVEKHNEQAREAVRQDREDLARKALEKKQSKMTQIEELEGQIAQLQNTQDDLVDKKNQLENRIEEFRTKKETMKARYEAAEASTRVSEAMTGVGDEMEDVGRAIERAEERTDDMEARSAAMDELQDTGAFDDALSDKDSIDRELDSMRSGGEVDSELETLKAEMGKSSSTEADDTASDEEIDAQLEELDSEEASGDAEAELEDLENEEESRAE; encoded by the coding sequence ATGGGAATACTCTCGCGGATGTCGTACGTCGTGCGGTCGAAAATCAACGCCCTCCTCAACCGCGCGGAAAACCCGAACGAGACGCTCGACTACTCCTACGAGCAGATGCGCGACGAACTCCAGGACGTCAAGCAGGGGATCGCCGACCTGACGACCCAGAAGAAGCGACTGGAGATACAGAAACGCCGTCTCGAAGAGAACGTCGAGAAGCACAACGAACAGGCCCGCGAGGCCGTCCGACAGGACCGCGAGGACCTCGCCCGGAAAGCCTTAGAGAAGAAACAGTCGAAGATGACCCAGATCGAGGAGTTGGAGGGTCAGATCGCGCAACTGCAGAACACGCAGGACGACCTCGTCGACAAGAAGAACCAGCTGGAGAACCGCATCGAGGAATTCCGCACGAAGAAGGAGACGATGAAGGCACGCTACGAGGCGGCGGAGGCGTCCACCCGCGTCTCGGAGGCGATGACCGGCGTCGGCGACGAGATGGAGGACGTGGGCCGCGCCATCGAACGCGCTGAGGAGCGGACCGACGACATGGAGGCGCGCTCGGCGGCGATGGACGAACTGCAGGACACGGGCGCGTTCGACGACGCGCTATCGGACAAGGACTCCATCGACCGGGAACTCGACTCGATGCGAAGCGGCGGCGAAGTCGACAGCGAACTGGAGACGCTGAAGGCCGAGATGGGCAAGTCGTCGAGCACCGAAGCGGACGACACTGCCAGCGACGAGGAGATAGACGCCCAACTGGAGGAGTTGGACTCCGAGGAGGCGAGCGGCGACGCCGAAGCCGAACTCGAAGATCTGGAGAACGAAGAGGAGTCGCGCGCGGAGTAG
- a CDS encoding alpha/beta hydrolase has translation MTDSETVLIPGGRDVRGTLDESSDNDENDEPFDHVVVACPPHPQHRGHRGDERLVAVADALTEAGVDCLRFDYGAWDEGRGERTDALNALDWAAERYDSVALFGFSFGGAIALLAAAAARDTVDPVAVSALAPAARLPADLDAAAALYEIRAPVQVVYATRDRTAEWEPVVDGARELDCEVVGMEADHFFIGQSAKVAETVGEFLVSKFA, from the coding sequence GTGACAGATTCGGAGACAGTGCTGATTCCGGGCGGGAGAGACGTTCGCGGAACGCTCGACGAGAGCAGCGATAACGACGAAAACGACGAACCGTTCGACCACGTGGTCGTCGCCTGCCCGCCGCACCCCCAACACCGCGGCCACCGCGGCGACGAACGACTTGTCGCCGTCGCCGACGCGCTCACCGAGGCGGGAGTCGACTGCCTCCGCTTCGACTACGGCGCGTGGGACGAGGGCCGCGGCGAGCGAACCGACGCGTTGAACGCGCTCGACTGGGCCGCCGAGCGGTACGATTCTGTAGCTTTGTTCGGCTTCAGTTTCGGCGGCGCGATCGCGCTCCTCGCCGCGGCCGCCGCCCGCGACACCGTCGACCCGGTGGCCGTGAGCGCGCTTGCTCCGGCCGCTCGGCTCCCTGCTGACCTCGACGCGGCGGCCGCGCTCTACGAGATTCGCGCGCCGGTGCAGGTGGTGTACGCCACGCGCGACAGGACCGCAGAGTGGGAACCGGTCGTCGACGGGGCGCGCGAACTCGACTGTGAGGTCGTCGGGATGGAGGCCGACCACTTCTTCATCGGCCAGTCGGCGAAGGTGGCGGAGACTGTGGGCGAGTTTCTGGTGTCGAAGTTTGCGTGA
- a CDS encoding transcription factor S, translating to MQFCDDCGSMMVNQDGAMVCTSCGASADRDEERAAEFVSTESQTDSEVIETEEGADFEGKPTANDVTCDKCGHGEAWYTIKQTASADEPPTRFFKCKSCGKRWRGYN from the coding sequence ATGCAGTTCTGCGACGACTGCGGTTCGATGATGGTGAACCAGGACGGCGCGATGGTCTGTACCAGTTGCGGCGCGAGCGCCGACCGCGACGAGGAGCGCGCCGCCGAGTTCGTCTCCACTGAATCGCAGACCGACAGCGAGGTCATCGAGACCGAGGAGGGCGCGGACTTTGAGGGGAAACCGACCGCCAACGACGTGACTTGCGACAAGTGCGGTCACGGCGAAGCGTGGTACACCATCAAGCAGACCGCGTCGGCCGACGAACCGCCGACGCGGTTCTTCAAGTGCAAGTCGTGTGGGAAGCGGTGGCGCGGGTACAACTAG
- a CDS encoding RAD55 family ATPase: protein MENIPFGVSRFDSVIGGGAPPGNVVLLSGESGAGAREFLQTSAAMNGLAHADDDLFELYYGALGGNTRLPEEVHYLSFTTDEEYIGREMAYTMADDIVDAALSKIRFRDFSAEYFQLSPIPREWYVGETSTIRDLGKQHSREDVLSALGEYLGEHAPGNLVLVDSITDLVGAISENMSWSDIAMVMKGLRKAAHQWGGLIILLVNEETLGPQELGLLTDAAGGTLRFRWESGGSKRARTMVVEEFRGVLSRIEGENIVRFEVEIAESGLDVSDVRKIR, encoded by the coding sequence ATGGAGAACATCCCCTTCGGCGTCTCGCGCTTCGACTCCGTCATCGGCGGGGGCGCGCCGCCGGGCAACGTCGTCCTCCTGTCGGGCGAGTCCGGGGCAGGCGCGCGGGAGTTTCTGCAGACGAGTGCGGCGATGAACGGGCTGGCGCACGCCGACGACGACCTGTTCGAGTTGTACTACGGCGCTCTCGGCGGCAACACGCGCCTCCCCGAGGAGGTACACTACCTCTCGTTTACGACCGACGAGGAGTACATCGGCCGGGAGATGGCGTATACGATGGCCGACGACATCGTCGACGCCGCGCTCTCGAAGATTCGATTTCGCGACTTTTCCGCCGAGTACTTCCAGTTGAGTCCGATTCCCCGCGAGTGGTACGTGGGCGAGACGTCCACCATCCGCGACTTGGGGAAGCAACACAGTCGCGAAGACGTGCTGAGCGCGCTCGGCGAGTATCTCGGCGAACACGCGCCCGGGAACCTGGTCCTCGTCGACTCCATCACCGACCTCGTCGGCGCGATCTCCGAAAATATGTCCTGGTCGGACATCGCGATGGTGATGAAAGGTCTCCGAAAGGCCGCCCACCAGTGGGGCGGACTAATAATCCTGCTCGTGAACGAGGAGACGCTCGGTCCGCAGGAGTTAGGGCTGTTGACCGACGCCGCAGGTGGGACGCTCCGCTTCCGGTGGGAGTCCGGTGGGTCGAAACGCGCTCGGACGATGGTCGTCGAGGAGTTCCGCGGCGTCCTCTCGCGCATCGAGGGCGAGAACATCGTCCGTTTCGAGGTCGAAATCGCGGAGTCGGGACTCGACGTGAGCGACGTTCGAAAGATACGGTGA
- a CDS encoding beta-ribofuranosylaminobenzene 5'-phosphate synthase family protein, which yields MTRVTAFGRLHFGFCNLSLAHERLYGALGVALNAPELVVDIVPDDAVTVDLAAGVDARAETVREYAARATELLDVPGARVRVESSLPRHMGLGSGTQLALSVFTGVALAYDRAPDVRANAPALGRGGRSGVGVAAFESGGFVLDAGHPTARFTADRPADGEWDVPAVAAAHRLPDDWRFLVVLPDAAPGKSDADEDASMRAAVERADPTIADRVAGTVVREVLPAVAADAPERFGEAVAEIGRLNGAWYADEQGGVYRPPVGELVASLSDAPSVYGAGQSSWGPAVYGVTDAARADAAQEAGETALAAAGLDGDVFVSVPRNVGARIE from the coding sequence ATGACGCGCGTCACCGCCTTCGGGCGACTCCACTTCGGCTTCTGTAACCTGAGTCTCGCCCACGAGCGGTTGTACGGCGCGCTCGGCGTCGCACTCAACGCGCCCGAACTCGTCGTCGACATCGTTCCCGACGACGCGGTGACGGTCGACCTCGCCGCGGGCGTCGACGCGCGGGCCGAGACCGTTCGCGAGTACGCCGCCCGCGCGACCGAGTTGCTCGACGTTCCCGGTGCGAGGGTTCGCGTCGAGTCGTCGTTGCCGCGGCACATGGGTCTCGGCAGCGGGACGCAACTGGCACTCTCCGTCTTTACGGGCGTCGCGTTAGCGTACGACCGCGCACCCGACGTTCGGGCGAACGCGCCGGCGTTGGGCCGCGGCGGTCGCTCCGGCGTCGGCGTCGCGGCGTTCGAGTCGGGGGGATTCGTCCTCGACGCCGGCCACCCGACGGCGCGCTTCACCGCCGACAGACCCGCGGACGGCGAGTGGGACGTTCCGGCGGTGGCCGCCGCGCATCGCCTCCCCGACGACTGGCGGTTCTTGGTCGTGCTCCCAGACGCCGCGCCCGGGAAGAGCGACGCCGACGAGGACGCGAGCATGCGCGCTGCCGTCGAACGCGCCGACCCGACTATCGCCGACAGGGTTGCGGGAACCGTCGTCAGAGAAGTGCTGCCCGCCGTCGCGGCCGACGCCCCCGAGCGGTTCGGCGAGGCAGTCGCCGAAATCGGCCGCCTCAACGGCGCGTGGTACGCCGACGAACAGGGCGGCGTCTACCGCCCGCCGGTCGGCGAGCTCGTCGCGTCGCTCTCCGACGCCCCGTCGGTGTACGGCGCCGGGCAGTCCTCGTGGGGGCCGGCGGTGTACGGCGTCACCGACGCCGCGCGCGCCGACGCCGCGCAGGAAGCCGGCGAGACGGCGCTGGCGGCGGCCGGACTCGACGGCGACGTGTTCGTCTCCGTGCCGCGGAACGTCGGCGCACGAATCGAGTGA
- a CDS encoding cupin domain-containing protein yields MTLDRLEDLDPEEGAVETAELVVTDDVLVKTFALGPDAELSAHEHADSTNVFHVLRGTVTVIQGDDEEAVDAPGVVLHERGVVHGARNDTDEVAVFTASLCPLPS; encoded by the coding sequence ATGACACTCGACCGACTCGAAGACCTCGACCCAGAGGAGGGAGCAGTCGAGACGGCAGAACTGGTCGTCACCGACGACGTGCTGGTGAAGACGTTCGCGCTCGGCCCCGACGCGGAACTCTCGGCGCACGAGCACGCCGACAGCACGAACGTCTTTCACGTCCTCCGCGGGACCGTAACCGTGATTCAGGGCGACGACGAGGAAGCGGTCGACGCGCCGGGCGTTGTCCTCCACGAGCGTGGTGTCGTCCACGGCGCGCGCAACGACACCGACGAGGTGGCCGTCTTCACCGCGAGTCTCTGTCCGCTGCCGTCGTAG
- a CDS encoding DUF7126 family protein, whose protein sequence is MKAILCGPDEDGLADALADEGVELARIEGVVTRPALEDAGIVEAELVVLTDVAEATAIPLAKELNPDVRVVVYANQSLPEFAKGQADLAVDPKLLSASVVAEELV, encoded by the coding sequence ATGAAGGCGATACTCTGCGGTCCCGACGAAGACGGACTGGCCGACGCGCTCGCCGACGAGGGCGTCGAACTCGCGCGCATCGAGGGCGTCGTCACCCGCCCGGCGCTCGAAGACGCCGGTATCGTCGAAGCCGAGCTCGTCGTCCTCACCGACGTAGCGGAGGCGACGGCGATTCCGCTGGCGAAGGAACTGAATCCCGACGTTCGCGTCGTCGTCTACGCGAACCAGTCGTTGCCGGAGTTCGCAAAGGGACAGGCAGACCTCGCGGTCGACCCGAAACTGCTCTCGGCGTCGGTCGTCGCCGAGGAACTCGTCTAA